In Capricornis sumatraensis isolate serow.1 chromosome 2, serow.2, whole genome shotgun sequence, the DNA window gtttgtcaaGCCCGCATCAACTCAAACAGTATTctctgagcatctactatgtttCAAGCAATTTGAACAGATAAGGGCACCGCAATGGAGTTTCTGGTTCATGTTAAATTTGTTATGGCAAATACTgtctttcattaaaataaattgctCAAAAGTTCAGagactataaatatttattgagcacctactatatgctaAGCACAGTTTGGAGGACTAGAGATACAATAAATGAACACGATAACTCTGGTTCTGGCTCCCTCAGAACGTAAGCATGGTTCCTGTTTCTAGAACTCTGGCTAGAAATGGAAATAGTTAAATAAGCaattgcgcttccctggtggctcagtggtaaagaatccacctgccaatgagagAGACTCCAGTtggtccctggggtcaggaagagcccctcaagcaggaaatggtaacccactccagtattcttgcctgggaaaccccatggacacaggagtcttgtggattacagtccttggggtcgcaaaagagccagacacgacctaacaactaaacaacaacagcaaataagCAATTGtctatattaacatatatacatatatggttgTTATCAGGGGTTTATTGAAAATATTACAGCAGAGCAGAAAGATTCAAACGGCTCCACACGGTGTTTTGAAATTCATCCCAACTGTGGGCTGAGTGACCGGCAGATTGGACAGACTACCAAAGTCCAAGAGATTCAGCATTTCCTTAGTGTCAAGCATCTACATCAATGAATtatactaaaaggaaaaaatttactAAATTTGCTAAAAAGGAAATCGGTAGGAAATGTTGCAAGCCCATTATTAGGGATAAGGGACAGTTTTGTAAAGATGACATGTAGTTTGAGACCTGAGGGTTGAGTAGAAGCTGGGTGGATGTGGAGTCAGGGAAAGAACAAATCAGGCAGAGGAAACATCCAGTGTAAAAGTTCAGAGAAGGGGTTGGGGAAGATGTGCTCAGACATGAGAAAGGTCAGATAGAGCAAAGCAGGGTAATGAGAAGGTAAGAGAGGAGACAGAGGTAGGAGTCTGTCATGAAGGGCTTCCTACTCCATGCTCAAGTCTGCTGATCAGAGTGTGAGAAGAATTTGATGCCAGTgggtgcctgtgtgctaagtcacttcatttgtgtctgactctttgcgactctatggactgtagccctccaggctcctctgtccatggggttctccaggcaagaataccggagtgggttgccatgccctcctccaggggatcttcccgacccagggactgaacctgcatctcttacatcttctgcatcggcaggcaggttcttaaccacacAGAGGGCACTACTAAGGGGCTGGGCATGATCAGACCTGAATTTGAGAAAAGTCCCGTGACAACAATATGGACCACATATTGGAGGGAATAAGAGATGGTGATGGCCCATGGTAGGGAAGACAGGAAGAAGTGGATGGATTCTAGTAGAGTGGGTAGGTTTTGGTGACTGATTGAAGGGAGAAGGGAGCAGAGGAAGAGGGAAGACTTGAGGTTGACTTCTGGGCTCTGGGCTGGGGGATGAGCGGTGGGTGGTGCGGAGCACTGAGATGAGGAAGAGGCGAGGGGGTGAGGTTGAGGGTGGACAGATTGCTGTCCCTGGGAACTCAGCCTTGGGCATGATGAGTTTGAGTGTTTGTTAGTCAGCTGGGCAGTTAGAAGTAACAGTCTGGAGCTCAGGAGAAAGATCTAGGCCGGAGACAGGTTTTCTTCTATAACTGTCATGCTTCTGGGCGCCCTTTCCCGCCAGGGGCATGTAGGTTCCATTTTATAACGGGAACCTCCTGAAGGCCATCTTCAGCATTAATCATGCTTTAGCTACTTACACTGTATTCATTTTTCTGCCGTGTCAAGCTGGGCAGCTAGACCGCAAACTCCCCGAGGACATGTGCCTCCCACCAGATTGTCCTCCTCCTTGGGGAGCCGTCGTCTCCCCCCCAGTCCCCAGCTGGGTCCTTCACTGAGGGGATCCTGATCTACGTCTGTCCCTGCCCAAGACTGGGCTCCTTAGGGCAGAGGCCGGGCCTGGGATCTCTCCCTGCCCCAGTTCCCAGAAAGGCTGGTACCTGAGACCTGCCTCAGGGAAGTCTGAgggtcgaccccttctcctgcaTCCCTGCAGCCCAAACCCCAGAATGCCGTCACCATTGCTGTGTCCTCCCGAGCCCTGTTCCGCATGGACGAGGAGCAGCGGATCTACACGGAGCAGGGCGTGGAGGAATACGTGCGCTACCAGCTGGAACACGAGAACGAGCCCTTCAGTCCTGGACCAGCCTTCCCCTTCGTGAAGGTGAGGGGCAGTCCCACCACTGGCCATACAAAGCCTTCGTGGGCATTAGCTAAAAGCCCTCCCATGGGAGTTGGGGTTGGTAGATTACatttaggatggataaacaaggtcctactatatagcacagggagctatattcaacatcctgtaataaaccataatagaaaaaatatgaaaaaaggaaTGTATAAAAAAGTATATTCTGCTGCAAATCTTGTTATAATTTCAGACATAGTATTCATCCAAGGaaactgttgttgttattttaatctttatttgttCGGCTACACCGGGTCTTAACTGTAGCATGTGAACACTTACTtgtcacatgtgggatctagtttcctgaccagggatcaaatctgggcctccctgcgttgggagcccagagtcttagccagtggaccaccagggaagtcccccaaagaaCACTGTCTTTTATTACAGATTAACTATTTAGAGAGGAACCTAATAATGTAACTGAAAAATACCTTGATCTAATACACtgaactattttatattttttatttatgatttatctaccaaatttgctttcatttatttaaagaagtCTTTATtacttcttatttaaaaaaaaagaaaagcactccCATAGGGGTTTGAGTAAAGGAAAAGGGTCCCCTCTGGGTAGTGCTACCCCATAGGAGCGTCACTTGGCAAGGGGACAGCCACTGTGGGAAGAAGAGTCCTCCCCATCCCCTGAACAAACACAGCCCCACTCCAGGTAACCAGCTTAGTGCGTGGAACCTGAGCTGAATTTCGACGTCCACTCACCCTTTTAGTGAGGCGTCGAAATctaataattaatattattgaGTGGGCAATAATCAACCCATACAAGGACAGAGATTAGGAGGTGATAGTCAATGTCCACTGACCTGACCTCGAGCCCAGCCCCTGACTCCCcccccctcccagccctggaTCCCAGCCCACCCCACATCCCCAACCCTGGCTACTAACACCGGGCATCAGTCCCTGGGGAGTCTGAGCCCTAGGACCCACTTTCCCGTCCAGGCTCTGGAGGCTGTGAACAGGCGGCTGCGGGAGCTGTACCCTGAGAGCGAGGACCTCTTCGACATCGTCCTGGTGACCAACAACCACGCTCAAGTGGGCGTCCGTCTCATCAACAGCATCAACCACTATGGTGAGCAGACAGCTTCGGCCATGACATGCTCCCTAGAGGACCCCCAGGGCTGGCATCACAGCTCTGCAGGGTGCAGGTATGCCCACCAGAGTCTTAAGCCCCGTGGGGTTCTGGTAAATAGGCTCTTTCAAAAGACAAAACAACCCCTCCCCTAACGCGGATCATAGCGTTGCCATTTTCAGGGTGTTAATACTCCCATCGTGGCTGATGTCAAGCTATCCATAACTGAACAATCTAACTGGCTCCAAAAGTCCCTGAATGTTTGACATTTGGCCCTTGTAAGCTGGTACGAGCCAGCTCCAGCACATCCTTGCACAGGCCCCACTCCCTTCGCGATCCAATTGGATATTTGCtgcctctgtgtctcagtttctcctTGCAGTGGGGCTGACAGGTCTTACAGGAATGCTGGGAGAGGCAGGTGCAGTCGTCAGAGTGAAGGGACTTTGTGTCTTAGTCCAAACTCTTGATTGAAAGTAATGGACCCTCTGGAGCCAGCCTTAGCTCAAGAGAATGATTCTTACTAGGTTATTGGAGTGCCTCTTGGAACCACAGGGAAGGAAGTAAAATTGAGCCCAAGGGGCCTGAATCCAAGTACTGGTAATCTCTCCAgggctctttttctctctggacCACAGAAGCCCTGATTTCTGCTTCTCTCAGCaagtccattctttttttcctttgttgtctcttttttctctttctccaaacCATGTTTCTTGAATATGGCCCAAATTTACAAGTTTACGAGTCCTTGTTTTCAGCAATCAAGAGAACCAGTTGGCATTGTTTTAATCCTAATTTCAAACTGTTGGAAGCAGGggtgatattaaaaatatttacccaCTTTGTGACACAAGCTCTGAGGAGTCAGGATGGACACCACCCGTGGTGCTGAGGCAGGGTCCTGAAAGACCCCTGCTGTGCCCTTCCATGGTGGACCGTCCTGTGTGAGGGGCTGGGGCAATGATGGGGTAACTCCGTGGGTTGAGAGCAGCAGCTGTTGACTGACAAGCAAAGTTTTACAGCCTGCACAGACGTGGGTACCAGGTGACTATCAGCCCAGGCTGGAAGAGGATCTGACTGGCCCAGCTTGAAGCAGGTGCCTACCCCAATACAGTCAACTACGATCAGGAAGGATCGACCACAAGCCATATGGCTGGGGACCTGCCTTTGTAGCACTGTGGTTCCCTGACAAGGGGATGTTACTGTGAGCCAGGCAGCCCCTTCAGAGATGTGGTCATCCCCATTTCATGGATGAAGGATGTGGGGAGCTCAAAGAGGGGGAACGCTGGCCTAAAATCACTCAGAGAATCACTGTGCTGCCCCACCACCACTCAGAACCATTGGCATCCATTGGACACGGAGGGACCACTCTGAGGTGCTGAGGGTTGACCCAGACATCACCTGGCTCCTCTCTACCTCCTCCCCAGACCTGTTCATCGAGAGGTTCTGCATGACAGGCGGCAACAGCCCCATCTGCTACCTCAAGGCCTATCACACCAACCTCTACCTGTCGGCTGATGCAGAAAAAGTGCAGGAAGCCATTGACGAGGGTGAGTCAAGCTGGAGAAGGAGAGTGTGGGGGATCTGTCAAAGAGGAGTGTGGGGAGCCAGCGTCAGAGATGGGCAGCCTGGTCCTCTGAGCAGGCGCTAGGGGTTGCTATGGTAACTGGAAGGGCAGTACCTCCCTTAATTCCTATGGCCTGTCCTGTAAACCTGCCCTACCATGTTAAGGGTGCTTTTACTTATCCACATCACCCAGCTGTCAGTTTCTGTGGGAACCCTCTTTGCAGCCCAGAAAGCTATTCCCTTCTAAAAAAATCCTCCAGATCAGCAGGAGTTCTGATTTCTGTGTGACCATGGGCAGCCTCTATCCCTCTCTGGGCCAGTGAGGAAGGAGATCAGCACTTTTCCAGCAGagtgtagagcaaagtgagtcagttatacatatattcgtTCTTTTTTgacattcttttctcatatagttcTCACAGAatgttgaatagagttccctgtgctataccataggtccttgttggcgcTCTGtcttatatatagtactgtgagTATGCTCATCCCAAGCTTGATTTACCTCTGCCACCAACATTTCCCCTCTGGCAGCCAAAAGTTTGCTTTGCAGCCAACAATGTGTTCACTTACCTCTTCCTCTCTCATGCTGTCTCCTGCCTAGAAGCCTGGCCTCTCTCCCTGCTAAGGCCTattcacctgagctgcttggggcTCCAAGAGGCTTTCTTTAAGCCCAAAGCAGAACCCATTTTCCTAGACAGATGTCACACCCTCTGGTTGGGACCTTGGCACTGTCCTGCCTGAGTCCCTCTATATGTCTTTAAGTTAaacccaggctggggagcagggcaTAGTCAGGAGGGAGGCCCTGCTCAAGATCAGATGATTCTGGTTCAGGCTGGCTCTGGCACTGGCAAAGCTGAGAAGGAACCTGGCCTGATGTCCAGGGCCTGAGCTTGCTTATAGCATCCTCAGGCTTAGTGAAGGTGAGGTGACGCTGGCATTTCTCACTCCTCCCAGAGCTCTGCCTCTGCCCAGGCCTATGGACTCTAGATCCCCAAAGAGCAGGGCTGACGTGGCCTTTGGAGAGGTAAAGAATCGAGGATGGGCTGAGCACACTGCCCAGGTCTCCAGCCTCCTGAAACTGCTCTCTGTCATCCAGTGAGCTCTAGTCTGGAGCTAGGGTTCGCAACAGGCATACTGGACCCCATGGAGAAGTCCAGAGTCTGTACGCAGAGTCACATGTTATTAGTGCTGCCTCCCACGGCCACCCATGTTACCCCAGGGAAACTTTAAAGACCAGGCAGCCCTAGGTAGGGCATGTAGGGGTGGTTTacctgctaagtcgtgtcctattcttgcaaccccgtggattgtagcctgccaggctcctctgtccatgggatttcccaagcaagaatattggcatgggttgccatttgcttttccaaggggtcttcctgacccagggatcaaaccaaggtctcctgcgttgcaggcagattgtttaccatctgagccaccaggcagtaGGGCATACCTGGCTGCAGACTAGGGGGTGCCCACAGCGCCCCCACCCCAGACTGAAGCCTGGGATCCTTGGACAGAGCTGAGGCATCCTTAACTTTATCAGGGTCTAGAGAGGGTGAGGGACTTGCAGGAACCCATAGTAAGAGAGTAGCTGAGGCCCAGCCAGGGTCAGGAGTCCTTCCTGTACATGAGGGGCCTGTGAGGAGCCCCAGGAAGGACAGTGGTGGCTTGGGGGGCCCTGCCTTCTGCTCAGGACTGATGTTCAACTGTCCATACCAGTATGGCCTTGCTAAAGTATCGAAAGGCCCCATACTGATTGATAAAGATTAATAACTCCTGCCCTGTGCCTGCCAAGTGCCCTCCTGTTTGCTGGGAGCCCCTCCCCACCAGACGTTCCCTCAAAGCAGCAACTAAAGGGGAAACCCTGGCTTAGGCTGGGGTCCTCAGAGCCCTACTCAGAGATAAAGCCACtgtccattctttttttctcttggccTCACTtcatgtagcatgtgggatcttagttcctcaactgaggatcaaacctgcgtcccttacattggaagcgcagagtcttaaccactggactgataGGAAACTCCCTCCACCATTCACTCTTACTGGCCTGTTTTGTAATATTCTGAATATTGTTCCTCCTTTGCTGGGCCCTGAGTCCTGGGTGAGGCAGATGGGGCAAGGATAGGGTGAGATAGCCCTCTCCTGGCCCCGCAGACAGCTGAGGCAGGTGTCGGGGCGCCTATTACCTAGACGAGGGGGAACAGTCTTGCCTGTCTCCATGCAGGGATTGCAGCGGCCACCATCTTCAGCCCCAGCAGGGACGTGGCTGTGTCCCAGAGTCAGCTGCGCGTGGCCTTCGACGGGGACGCTGTGCTTTTCTCGGACGAGTCAGAGCGCATTGTGAAGGCCCATGGGCTGGACAGGTTCTTTGAGCATGAGAAGGCCCACGAGAACAAGCCTTTGGCCCAGGTGCTCCACACACTCCTCGGAACCCCTGGGTGGAGTAAGGAAGCCCCCCAGAACCTGCCCTTGGCTGGAACCTCCAGCCCAGAGCCAAACCCCAGGCTCATCCCAGaatccagccaggggccctcccCAGGCCTCCAGCGCTCCTTTCTCTCACCTTGACCCCTGGCTCCCCTCAGAGAGCTTCTACCTCTTCTCTGAGCCCCCACCCCTCTCATGACATTCCTAACCCCTCTTTGAAGCCCCCATTCTCTCTTGAAGCTGCTCTCTGAAGTCCATGCCTCTTTGCAGCTCATTTATGAGGTCCCCATCCCTTCCCTAGAGCCCCCATCCTCCTGCTAAATTCCCATCCCCTCTCTGAAGGCCTCTATCTTCTTCTGGGTCTCCATCCCTTCTCTAAAGTCCCCATCTCTCTCTGAATGCCTCACCCTCTCTCTCTGAAGCTGCCCTTCCCTCTCTGAGATTCCCCCACCTCTCTGAGCGGGGTCCCGTCCTCTCAAGAAGCCCCCGATCCCCTCACTGGAGGAAAGGAAGAGCCTGACAAAGGTCCCTCCTCGGGGCAGGTAGATCCAGCTGGTGTGGGGTCTGGGGCAGCCCATCTGCTCTGGGTCATACCACCCCTTCTCACTTTCGGTCTTCCATCCATTGGCCAGGGGCTCGGAGATCCTCACTCACCCTCAAACTACTCAGAGTCTCCCTGAGAGCAGAACATGACCTAGAGCTGATGGAAATCCCCTGGGGTTGGAACTACTGGGATTCGCCAGCCCATGGGGAGCTCCTGTCTATGCTTTTAACAAAAATCTGGGTGCTCAATTACACCAAAGTCCCTCTCTCCAGGAGCTCAGCTGGCTGTAGCTATgacccctgagtattcatttcACTTCCTTCCTTGTTGGTTCCTTCCTAA includes these proteins:
- the NT5C1A gene encoding cytosolic 5'-nucleotidase 1A, which encodes MEPGEPREPRELGPGAETAAAPHWEEAKTFYDNLAPQKKPKSPKPQNAVTIAVSSRALFRMDEEQRIYTEQGVEEYVRYQLEHENEPFSPGPAFPFVKALEAVNRRLRELYPESEDLFDIVLVTNNHAQVGVRLINSINHYDLFIERFCMTGGNSPICYLKAYHTNLYLSADAEKVQEAIDEGIAAATIFSPSRDVAVSQSQLRVAFDGDAVLFSDESERIVKAHGLDRFFEHEKAHENKPLAQGPLKGFLEALGRLQKKFYSKGLRLECPIRTYLVTARSAASSGARALKTLRSWGLETDEALFLAGAPKGPLLEKIRPHIFFDDQMFHVAGAQEMGTVAAHVPYGVAQTSRRTSPTKQAPPAQ